One Triticum dicoccoides isolate Atlit2015 ecotype Zavitan chromosome 4B, WEW_v2.0, whole genome shotgun sequence genomic window carries:
- the LOC119295121 gene encoding LOB domain-containing protein 36-like, with translation MSSSNSPCAACKLLRRKCTQGCVFAPYFPPDQPAKFANVHKVFGASNVSKLLNELPVAQREDAVNSLAYEAEARLRDPVYGCVAYISVLQLKIKQVREEIADARKELAGYIGQAAYAPVVPVQHPHAQYAAAGMGLVQPHPHPHQQMAMQQQHPYHQQQIAEAQHLAAAVEVARAGQQQQQQHHHQHQQHEMMMMRQTYGNVHGAAAGPTVAVEPPQAAAYDGTAPFLIQQQASPSALTYRMEEPSPPPQSSGHSHVDMSHAPQQQRHQHTDGSDEGSGGAPTA, from the coding sequence ATGTCGTCGTCGAACTCGCCGTGTGCGGCGTGCAAGCTGCTGAGGCGCAAGTGCACGCAGGGGTGCGTGTTCGCGCCCTACTTCCCGCCGGACCAGCCGGCCAAGTTCGCCAACGTGCACAAGGTGTTCGGTGCCAGCAACGTCTCCAAGCTGCTCAACGAGCTCCCCGTGGCGCAGCGGGAGGACGCCGTCAACTCGCTCGCCTACGAGGCCGAGGCGCGCCTCCGCGACCCCGTCTACGGCTGCGTCGCCTACATCTCCGTCCTCCAGCTCAAGATCAAGCAGGTGCGCGAGGAGATCGCCGACGCGCGCAAGGAGCTCGCCGGCTACATCGGCCAGGCCGCCTACGCGCCCGTCGTCCCCGTGCAGCACCCCCACGCGCAGTACGCCGCCGCCGGCATGGGCCTCGTCCAGCCCCACCCGCACCCGCACCAGCAGATGGCGATGCAGCAGCAGCACCCGTACCACCAGCAGCAGATCGCCGAGGCGCAGCACCTGGCGGCCGCGGTCGAGGTGGCGCGCgcggggcagcagcagcagcagcagcatcaccaccagcaccagcagcacgagatgatgatgatgCGCCAGACCTACGGCAACGTCCACGGGGCCGCCGCCGGGCCAACGGTGGCCGTCGAGCCTCCCCAGGCCGCGGCCTACGACGGCACCGCCCCGTTCCTCATCCAGCAGCAAGCGTCGCCTTCCGCCCTGACCTACCGCATGGAGGAGCCGTCCCCGCCGCCGCAGTCCTCGGGCCACTCCCACGTCGACATGTCCCACgcgccgcagcagcagcgtcaccaGCACACGGACGGCAGCGACGAGGGGAGCGGGGGCGCCCCGACGGCCTGA